Proteins from one Sabethes cyaneus chromosome 2, idSabCyanKW18_F2, whole genome shotgun sequence genomic window:
- the LOC128734371 gene encoding alkaline phosphatase 4, whose amino-acid sequence MHSSRALNIWRRLVLSGVLCVLICDINRVTAAVFKSPNSDDAAFWHRHAENNLKKILSYDTHRRGAGVAKNVIIFVGDGMGVSSLSTGRIFKGQQAGRSGEEETLSFDHFPNTGFSKTYNTDRQVPDSAGTATAMFSGIKTKSGVIGVDFTVTETTEEAASVSNIMDWAQAVGKRTGIVTTTRITHATPAAAYAHSFNRNWECEVKIPTNLRNRTKDIARQLVENAPGNKFNVILGGGRSEFGVPIPEHSKEQLKINGSMDKPCQRADGRDLVKTWLESKNDSSAAYVWNTSQLLDAEVDDLEYLLGLFADEHMSYETIRDKTSGGEPSLSDMTEKAIRVLKRKDSKGFVLMVEGGRIDHGHHQNIPRLALAEVVELDRAVERALGMVDLDETLIIVTADHSHVLTFNGYPDRGNDILGFGNRPDKLPYETITYANGPGFRTHRANDSSDEPKRYDTWVPVETMDRSAIEYRHISTFPLDDETHGGEDVAVFAAGPGSALVRGTFEQNYIAYVMSYAGCMGPARKLNEGCSRHWWSSSGAASGSGVLGQLLISIVSVAFAKLCHTL is encoded by the exons atGCTGCATTTTGGCACCGCCATGCCGAGAACAACCTGAAAAAAATTCTAAGCTACGACACGCATCGACGCGGTGCCGGCGTGGCCAAAAACGTGATCATCTTCGTGGGCGATGGAATGGGCGTATCGTCTCTGTCGACTGGACGTATCTTCAAGGGTCAGCAGGCGGGTCGATCGGGCGAAGAGGAAACCCTAAGCTTCGATCACTTCCCGAACACGGGGTTCTCGAAAACCTACAACACCGACCGGCAGGTACCGGATTCGGCCGGAACGGCAACGGCCATGTTCAGTGGAATCAAAACTAAGTCGGGGGTGATCGGGGTGGACTTTACCGTTACGGAAACCACCGAGGAGGCGGCCAGTGTTTCCAACATTATGGATTGGGCTCAAGCGGTGGGCAAGCGGACGGGGATTGTGACGACGACCCGGATAACGCATGCAACGCCGGCGGCCGCTTACGCGCACTCGTTCAATCGGAACTGGGAGTGTGAGGTTAAGATTCCGACGAACCTGAGAAATCGGACCAAAGATATTGCGAGACAGCTGGTGGAAAATGCGCCTGGCAATAAGTTCAATGTGATATTGGGGGGTGGTCGGAGCGAATTCGGTGTTCCGATTCCGGAACATTCGAAGGAACAGCTTAAGATAAATGGGTCGATGGATAAACCTTGTCAACGAGCTGATGGTCGAGATTTGGTTAAAACTTGGCTAGAAAGCAAGAATGATTCATCGGCTGCTTACGTGTGGAATACCTCGCAATTGCTAGATGCGGAAGTCGATGATCTTGAGTATCTGTTGGGGCTGTTTGCCGATGAGCACATGTCGTACGAAACGATTCGTGATAAGACTAGCGGAGGTGAACCTTCCTTATCCGATATGACAGAGAAGGCGATCCGGGTTCTGAAAAGAAAAGATTCCAAGGGGTTCGTGCTGATGGTCGAAGGTGGTCGAATTGATCACGGGCATCATCAGAACATTCCCCGGTTGGCTTTGGCTGAAGTCGTCGAGCTGGATAGAGCCGTGGAACGAGCTCTCGGTATGGTTGATTTGGACGAAACGTTGATTATTGTAACGGCGGATCATTCGCACGTTCTGACTTTCAACGGGTACCCCGATCGGGGTAATGACATTCTGG GTTTCGGTAACCGTCCGGataaattaccatacgaaacCATAACCTACGCCAATGGTCCGGGATTCCGAACACACCGAGCCAACGACAGTAGCGATGAGCCGAAACGCTATGACACTTGGGTTCCGGTGGAAACGATGGACCGCTCGGCGATTGAGTATCGTCATATTTCAACTTTCCCGCTGGACGATGAAACTCATGGAGGCGAAGATGTAGCGGTATTTGCGGCCGGTCCTGGTTCCGCTTTGGTACGTGGAACCTTTGAACAGAATTACATCGCTTACGTAATGAGCTACGCAGGCTGCATGGGTCCGGCCAGGAAGCTGAACGAAGGCTGCTCGCGGCATTGGTGGAGTTCCTCGGGGGCAGCTTCCGGCAGTGGAGTCCTTGGACAACTGTTGATCAGTATTGTTTCGGTAGCATTTGCGAAGCTGTGCCACACACTTTAA